The genomic DNA CTGAAGAACATATCTGGTTAAAGAGAAACTAAATAGTAAGGATTAAAAACGCTTGAATACCTAATTCTAAGGAAGAACTAGTATTCTATGACATGTACAGCATCGATTTTTCTAGGACAGTTAATAACAGATCCTGATTAGTTATAACATAGAATGAGAGATGAAATAGGAACGCACCTAGCCGGTAATGGTGGAGAGCTGCTGGAAATCGAAGATTAGAGTTCGTGTGTGACCTTGGAGGTCGAACGACGACGGAGATGCACAGACGGATGGAAATCGGATGCAGACAGGAGGCAAACTATCCTTACTTACTTACCGGTGATGGTGGAGAGCTGCCGGAATTCGAAGGTGCCGGAGGAAAATCAGATGCAGAACGAAGGGTTTTGCCGGCGAAAAGAGAGTGAAGACTGAAGGTTTAAGGGCTTCGACAATAAGCTTTCAACTGCTGccgatatttaaaaataaaccggGTTTGTATACACACCATCCGAATCGAATTCAGTTGTACTAACCCGACCCGTCAATGTTTGAGATGAAAACTAAACACAAAACATATTCATTACGaaaatatagataataataatttaacaaggTTACTTTTTAAGTATTAATGTTACAACTAAAagataattagtttttttaaataaacttttatatattataatagaaaacatatttatttttgaaataaaacacaaaatatttaaaatatctaaacttACTCAATAAATTTActcaatttatttgaataaggttaatttaattttaagtatttttaaagtttattatatagtataatttgttttagagtgaattatctttattaaaatataacaaaaaaaattaaatttagttacaaaataaaatagtttataattatgatatatatatatatatggatagcttaaatatttatttatattaaaattaggtTATTCAGACATATAGCAAAGGTTTAAACTtatataatagttattttaaatacaaattattaatatattattttttctgatAAAATTTTGTCTGATAATTAAAAGAactaaaagaagaagaaaaaaaagtaagagagaatatataattataaagtaaagttaaattatatatctaaaataaaatgaattcaaaatttacatttggattatataaatactagaattcaaatttaaatgaaGACATAAAAGTCGTATttatcactaattattttaattattcttttgaaaattttattaattcaaataagggttagatataaaaaattaaattataaaataatatcaataaaatcaaaataataaaacaaattctaacttttaattaatatgacataattttaataattaaaaatttaattaaaaaagttaaacaattttatagtttatttagAGAATCTCCTCGTAGTAATAAcgattaaaagtaaaataaagttGTACGCGTTCATTTTCGTTCCCTTCCATTTTCTGGCGAGTATGcctcttttataattaattagcatACGCTCCATTTTTGATTGAATTGGCCCGTACAGATTTTAAATCTAAACACTTGCGAATGTGTCGATCTAATTGACTTTAGAGTCGCCATTTTAGTTTActtcccaaagaaactaaaaaaaagaaaaatcagagattcattttaagagttcggtgtttggttacgtattaggaaAGAGCATACGGCTCTATGTCCTATACGCCTGTCTTTACAGACAGTCTCTACTTCTAAGTAAATGGCCATATGATGTTTGAAGGATTGTTACGTTTTCGTTTTTAGTTCAGAACTCTTTTGCTTGTGTGGgaaaatcttaatcatttttGCAAGGGACTAGTCCTATTCATGGGGTGTTTGACAAGGATAAAGCATTGGAAAGCATTAAAAGACATTGAAAGACATTGCAAGACATAGAGCAACATTCTCAAAGAAAAGCGAGAATCAGGATTCCCGAGAATGATCAAATGAGGATAGATGAGGAGAATAACAATTCGATTGGAGGACtagaattttattcttttgagCAAAGGTGAGAAAAGAATAAACTAACCTAAGGTCCCAAATGTTTCtccttttaaaattttcagagtTAAAGAGAACTCCGAGTACAACACGTTAAAACGagtgattttcaaaaataattctcaAAATTCCCCTAAAATTTCATATGcgagtcaaaaatattattagaagcTCACTGGAATCAAATTTGGAATTTTCGGAGTTATAGAACTCCCGACATGACACAACGAAGATAGACGTTTTTCCAAACGGGTTCTAAAAATTccaagaaattttatttttgaagaaaataacatttttgaatttttggaaaaatttgagaaaatttgaaagtgGTTTGGATGTTCGAATCCTCATTTTAAGGTCGTTTGTGAAATCTGGGAAACAAACAGGACCTtaggtttatttattttttggttttttaaagttttaaactaaaataaaagaaaaattaaaccTAGGGACTcaattaaaagagaggaagaGTTTGGGGCtgttttaatttcgaattaaatatttaattcgaaattaaaacataaataccCATTTAAAAATCAAAGAAGCACAGGGGCTTCTTTGCAACCCTCAACAAAGTTGGGGGAATGGGAATATAACGAAATATCCCCTGTCTCCGGCGACTTTTCCGGCAATGGCGATTTCCGGCAACAACAACTTCTGAAGCAACGCGTCACCCGAGCGCCCAATACGACGAATCTCCGTGGTGTTCTTAATCGTTGCTTGTTCGATTCCTCAACCTCAACAGAACCTCGACCAACGAAGATCAGAATCCAGATTATTCCCCTAAATCGCAAGATCTTCGAACAAGCGACGTCCTGCACCTCTTCTGCCTCTGGATAGCGAAGTCTCCAGTCGCGACGATTCGTCTCGCCACAAAGAACTATTCTACACTTTGAGACCACGCTTACAACCACACAATCGAAGAATACCTTGAAGATCGATCGAAGAAAGCGATCTGTTATTCCGTTCttctgtatttttttatttcagtaGAAACAATTTCTTTGGATTCAAGAACAACGCGTCTATCCTAAACCAATTCCAGACTAACCTAACTCAACATCTATTAGCTAAGTATTCAATCAATAACCAATCCAAATCATAAAAAGAAACACAGTCGAATAGAAGAAGAACAATCAAACAGTTGAAATAACTTGCAATCTAACTTTCTAATGAACAAATGGCATCGGTATTCATAACCGATGCCCCAATCAATCAATTAAGGACTACATTGGATAAGGATGTTACCTGATTAGCAAAGGGAAATGGAACAGAATGAAGAAACGAAATGAATCAGCCGGATTCGAAGAAGCTTCAGCTAAAGTTTATGTCGTTCTTCGCGTTCGTCGGTCCAATCGTCCAAGGCAGTGAGCTCGGATtacttcttctctttctctctccagTAACCgctcttttctctctcaaaaactcaATTACTGGTCTCCTTCCAGAACTGAAAAACTGATCTGAAAAACTTTACTCCCCTGAAAATCGCCCCTTTTTTAACCgatctctttttttcttttcagctGAAAAACCACCCCTCTTAACTTCATGGGTTAAATTGGAAATACGCCATAAAATCAAGGGCACgcttgagaaaaaaaatatatatttcttcagttttttttttattcccgTTTTTCCTACCCTTTATTTGCACCATCATCCCAAATAAATCTCCCTGCCTTCGTTTTTGCTCataaaattgtgaaaattttatGGTCAATTTTTAACGTCACGAACATGAATCTCCTTTTTGAATTAACCCAAACGGACCTTCCTATCCaaagttatgatattttaaagtcacccctccatttcaatcttttcaattccgcggttttcactttcataACTTTAATAGCCCATAACTTTGTGCACAGGGCTTTCCCCACAATTAGGTTGGTACCATTGGAAAGGCAAGACTCTTTCCTCCAtcctcattttctcattttctcaCGAAATGGTCCGTGTTGGTCAGGAGACTAGCCTCACAGAAACGTGTCAGTTCACGCATCACCTTCGCTGCAGGAAACTTGGACTGAGCTTCGGGGAAAACTGGAAGAACATTTGGTATCGTTGGAAATAAAATTCAAAGGGCTTTCCAAAGGTAACTCATACACTGAATATGGATCATTGGTTAAAAAGATATGATATTTGGAAGTGCAGCATAGTTTCAACTGGCTCCAAGCATTTGAATCGGTAGTACTGCTTCTCTTGTACAGGTCGAATGAGAGCCTTAACCTTCGAATCGCGGTTCGGGGATTGTTCCATTGGAAATATATGCGAGTTATATTTCCAACCCAACTTGAATTCTTCAAAACCATCAAGCACAGATCAAGTTACGAATTTTTAAGTGAAAGAGTGTTCGATTTAAACCTTTTAGGAACACCTTCCACTCATGACCGTATTTCGTCTAGATATAGGGCACCAATGGAAGATTGGGCTACACCATATGAAAGAGGACTAATTTCTATTTTCAAAACAACCAAAAGATCATTGAATTTCATCTAGTATTGAAGACGGGATAAATTCATGAAGTTTagggttccaatggaagctcaatggggacttcaaacttaaggattcttgattttcttttccaataatccctttttcaaataacccactttttaaataatccgaTTTTCCCACTTTAGAATACCAGTCTACTCATTTCCACTTCTTTTTGACACGTGCTTGATCCATCTTTGAACCGGGTTAACTCGTCGGTTGGCAGGTTGACTCAGGTTGACCCGTTCTCTTGTTTTCCCTCTTTTCGAGCACTTCTGCACAAATTTGAAAATAGTAATATTAcactcaaaattcaagatttttcaaaacgtacaaCATGAACGTGTCACGGGTTGGGAAAACAGAGTCGTTATGAAATTCGACCTTTGGATCGTTATCTTTTAAGCTTTTCTAGGCCGGTTTTCCACGAGgtgtttctatttttgttttcccggttcaataaacaaacatgagtgTTATTTCGGGTCAGTTTTTTATTAGGTATCTAAGGTGTAAAAATACGGTGTCTACAAGAGCAAACCaaacaaatcaataaaaagtGTCAGAGAATTtttaccaaatattttaaacaataatcAAAATTGTAAAGCAATGCCAACAAATGTTAacgaataatatatatatatatatactcaaaataattaaaatacatttaaacaatgttttaaaaTACGTGGATCGACTGAACGAACGCGAAACGGGTGAATGAGCGTATCGGATCTTGACTTCAATACGGGATCTTAGGAACCGACCAAATTCTGGTTCGACCAGATGGTTCGTCTGAAAATCTGATCCATAAATTTTTGATTCAAAAGGTTAAAACTTCGTTTCTTGCTTTCGCCGCGGATGGAAGGAACTTGGTGGAAACGAGGAATATTGTCAAATCGTCTTAGCTTGAACTTTATAAACAACATGCGGCAACAAAAGAATAAGAAAGTGAGTGTTTCTAGAGAAATCCGCATGAAGAATATGATGTCCATGTTGCCTCCATCCGCATTCGATGGAAAAACTCAAGTTCTAGGAGAACTATACTTGGATGCCGAATGCTTTCATTCTATAGGTTTTCATTGATTAAGCTACGGATTATATCGCGGCTCTAGATGTGTAAGTACGAGCAATGAGCACGGTAGTAAAGTTCTAAATTACACTTAATCTTCCTTTTTTTAagctaattcaaataaattattcccTAATAATTAGTCAAAGCTTGGCTTCCCCTTTCCTCTATTCTCACTAAAAAAACGTCAAATTAGCGACGCATAATTACCGATGTTTAATTAACGTCGAAGATATGCGACGAATATTTCGATGGTTTAATCAATGAAAAACATAAACCGTCGCAAATATTAATGAATGAAGAAAACTTCGTCGTAAAAAACAAAGATATTTATCTATGATCTTATATGAAAGATATTATGTATGAAGCTATAAAGCTTGGATCCAGacatcccaaaagcttccctaaggcTTAAGGAGTGTTCTTAAATCCTTGGTATGCtttcaatcatcctttaattcatacttctagtttgaatttgaaatttttatatttcaatattaataagtttCTATATTGTATGGTTGTTGAATTTTATGATTGGAAATcgatcctaagatcatttcCAAGATTTCTGTTTAGTttagaatcaatcaatcaaccttaaacagataaacctaaatttaaattttgaaaatccaaAAATTGAGTTTGCTCTTCTTGGGCTAATCCTTAAGAACAACTGTCCAGAAAGATTCcaaacatgtttctaatgatgttagACATCTATTTGGATCATATTTGATCTATCctgatcatatttgatcaaaatcttgaattttaaaataattgaaaattttgagttcttgaattagtCCAAACGAACATTTAGTGTTCATGTTTTATTACCAATCATgtatatgaagtataaagaAGCTATTGGAAAAGTCCTTACACTTCAAccttaaaaccaaaaacccaatttttggccataaattgttttgaacaaattgatgaTCACTTAGGTCGATTGATACTTTGtgatgatgttctaaatgtttctaggagctttgtgaagttacctaggcccttggatcaaagaatctagcctccatcaaaattgcaaaatctgcaattttgatgttctttaGGACCAAAAGGTCCAACCGATAAAACTTAGTTAGGACCGACAGGTCCGATCGAGGATTTTCAGccatgaccgagaggtccgatcgTTGTTTTTCATCGTGGACCGAGAAGTCCGACCGTTGTTCTTCGTCTaggaggtccgaccgaggatttttaCATCCGATCGAGAAGTTAGACCTATGATCGATGACTCTCGCACCCCGACCGAGAACTCTTGAACCCAAAACCAACGACTTCCACCAAGGACTGAGAagtcaaacctaggaccgagaagtctCTCACCCGATCGAGAACTcttgaacctaggaccgatgactcTCACCTAAGACCAAGGCGTCCGACCGATAATTCTAGCACCCGACCGAGTATTCTAGCCAAGGACTGAGAGGCCTTAACACCCCGACTGAGGGACTCCCGCACCCCGACCAAGAATCCCGAACCTATACTGAGGGGTGTCCGGCCTAGGACCGAGGGCTCTTAGCCTTAGATcgataaaatgaacttaggacaccggtcctaaggcctgtttagTTCCTATTTTCaaactccaaaattatttttgtaattttggaacctaaaacaattttctcaaaatcccaaaaattagaaaatgatttcaaaatattttgggatattttcataaaaatattttgacaaagggttgtataagatttatttttaaaccttaatgCATTCTaaactgatgttcttcaggtattttcTTCCCTAGTCGTCATCAATAATATGttccaacatttaaataattgttgttacaattctttaaataaccCTAAAATATACGCATGCATAGGATCCGAAGAATAATCgattaaaataaaaggttatacaattgattttcaaaaagttaatttataagtagagatcgTTTTCAAAACGGGTACAAAGGATGAAGCGCAAAAACATTTCCCGtgtatcaccaaactacaaacTAAAAAGAAATTCTAGCTAATACATTTGTACATGTATgccattttattgatttttaaaaatcaattgggcactctgtttcaaataaataatattttaaattaattatttaaaataaatttaaacaaacgGATTTCTAAACAATCAAGTTGTAATTTAATTACCGCGAattcccaaattatttaaattaaaattcttttaatCCAGTTCATCATTTCAATCCTTGGTTACTTTTGAGATTTGAGAAAAggtaaattatgatttatttttttagttaaactaatattaaaattaattatttcttaaaaacaaaataaaataaaccaaaaacCACCGACCTATGGTTACACATTCGGGCACTTACAACACATGCAATCACAAACCACACtccatttttatttagattaatatagtgaatttaatattttttcttactaaatttttgtttaaaccaCATGCAATCACAAACCAGAGTTCATCTTTTATTCAGAGATACTAGTGAATTAAAAAGATAGATGTCTCTAAACATTTGTACACTTGGACAAATGATACTAAAATCCCCACAAGCCATTGAGGCCACCAGAATCAGCACCATCACTGGACTTGGAATAAGCATAGTCGCATCCAAAGAGCAATGTACAAGAGTGCAATACATCTGACCAAATCAATTCTTCCTCAAAAGAATCCAAAAATGGTGTCTCATGATATGCATAAATGCCGGAGTCAAAGGAAAATAGTTCAGAAGTGGATGGTACATTCTCCGATGAAGACACAATGCTTTTAACATGTTGAGAACTCTCGAAGATGGATAAATGATAGATAGGTTTTTCAGTTCCAAATGTTTCAGTAGGTTTCTCAAATCCAAATGATGTTTTAATAGGTGGGAGTTTTGCCTAGACTATTATGATTTTGTTTTGgtaactttaattttttcttaatgtGTGTATGCCAGTAATTCTTTATCTCGTTATCGGTTCTTCCAGGGAGTTCTTTAGCTATGACCGCCCATCTACATCGTATTCAAATGAATAATTTCATAAGTTTTTTTTCCTATTATAGGTTTCAAATGAAAAACATTCTTATGTATCTATGTTTAGGAAATtacaaagaatttaacaaaaaaaaaaacaatgatgcAAATTACAACAACTAACAaattaaatcatcaacaaaatcaCCAACAATAATGAACATATTTAACAGTTATGACTACTTAgttcattttgaaaaaaataattacttagGTTATAACTtgcaataatttttttcttgagcttcatgaataaataatttaaaagaaaattatcttACTGATTTCCAAGTTTTTGATGCAATTTGACGATGGTTTCCTCTTCTTTTTTAGTGTAATTCCCTCGCTTCACACTCGGACATAAATAATTAACCCATCGCAATCTACAACTTTTTCCGCATCTAGCTAGATCTAGAAATTATATTAAAGTGAACTCATAATTCATAAGCTATAAGATATAAGAtataagatcaaattaatcaGAATATGTACTTACCAGCATATTTGGGAATCTGGCGCCAATTCTCAATGCCATATTTATGGATGTAAGCTTTCAACTTATTATCTTCTTCCAAACTCCATGATCCTTTCTTCTTCCCATCTTTGTCAAAGCAAGGAGTTCTCACCATAATTATATTTCTCTGTCTCTCTAAGGAAGCATGAGATCTATGTCTAAAAACttaatagtatatatatgtGTAAATTAAGTGTAAACTATATGAACTTCCTAGAAATTAAGGTCCATCAGGGACTTTTACTAGCTTTTGTCATCTTCTAAATATGAACACTCTGTAATCAGTAGTCAATAGTCAGCTCAAGTTGAAGGAGAGGGGAAATTCACTCACTCACCACtcaactaatattaataatttttcccaaacatattttaattattagaaacCTGGCTAAACTTtgacattattaaaataattgtattacCTAGCTAATTATAATAATGGACTTAATTAAATCATTGTTATAGACACATGTAACTCATACATGCATGGAATTGAGATCATAACATTAACAACGGAAAGATGATGGTTAGGTTTGacctagattttttttttttgtcatctaATGGAAAATGGTTGAAGGCATCTCTAAATGGTTGAATAAAACATCTCCAAAGTTTTTGCACTAACAAGGTTGTAGAAATGACGATATTGCCCCTGTTATTAATAATGGATCattattatatagtatttatattttagtgtaCTTAGTATGGGTTAAGTATATATTAAGACACATATACATTAAGGCTCACATTAGAGTTtaggttatttatttatatatatagttgtttCCAACTATTGGAGAGACAGAATATCTAAAATCAGTTTATTTATAACTTGGTATCAAAGCTATGGATATAGGGTTAGGGTTTCTTTTATGTTTTTCCTTCCTCTCTGATTGCGACCGAAGTCGTGACTCTGGAGCACATTTTCAGTATAGTGCTCACCTATTAGTGGAGACACAAATTTCTGGCATGGATATTCCTTCACCTATAGTAGAGGCTCCTTTGACGGTTTATGAGACGATTGCTCTTCGCAGCTTGCTAGCCAACTAGAAACTCCTTCCACATCCTCTCATTTTGCCCATTCTGGTATGGCTTCCGCCTTAATATTCACACAGTCTTCTTCTAACTCTTGGATCATCGATTCAGGATCCTCTAACCATATGACAAATTCTTTTAGCTTGTTTATCTCTTATTTGTCTCAACATAATACTATTCGGGTTGCAGATGGATCCATTGTGCATATTCTAGGAAAAGGGTCTTTTTAGCTTTCTTCCAAATTACTTTTGAACTCTATCTTACATGTTCCATCATTCACTTCAAATGTGTTATATGCTAAACATATTACATAGTCTCTCAACTATTCATAAACATTCTTCCATTCTCACTATGTTTTTCAGGGCGTAATAAATGGTTAGACGACTGGTGGGGGTAAAGTCAGCAATGACTTATATGTCTTGGAGAATGTGTTTACTTCTTCACAGATGGTCCTCCAAGTATCAACTAGCTCCCCGTTAGAGACTTTGCATTCATGGCATAGACGTTGTAGTCATCCCTCATTTTGTGTATTAGAACATATTTTTCCTACTTTAACTAGGCAATGTAGTATGTCAGACTTTATGTGTGAGTCATGTGAACTTTCGAAACACAAACGTTCCAGTTATCCTATTAGTAATCAGAGAAACATGACTCTATTTTCTATTATTCATTCTGATGTTTGGGACCCATCTCGGGTTACTGATCGTTCTGATTATAGATgatttgttacttttattgattgTCATACTCGCCTCACTTGGATTTACTTACTTCGTCACACAAATAAAGTGTTTGAAtgctttaaattatttaatgctATAATTCACACACGATTCTAAGTCGTTATATAGATCTTATAGAACGACAATGGTATAGAGTACACTGAAAGGGGTTTTGAGTCTTACTTATCCTCTCATGGAATTATGCATCGCACTACATGTGTCAAAACTTCTGAGCAAAATGGGATAGTAGAGAGAAAGAATGGTCAATTTTTAAAGGTTTATAGATCTCTTTTATTTACTATGCATGCTCCTAGTTTTCTATGGGGAGATGTAGTTTTGACTACATCatacttaattaactatcttCCCTCTACTATTCTCAAGTTCAAGACTCCAACATTATTTCTCCCACATACTTCAAACATGATGTGTCTACTTTGTTCATAACTCTACTCCATCGCATAAAAAGTTAGATCCACGAGCTCTAAAGTGTGTCTTTATCGGTTATTCTCCAACT from Impatiens glandulifera chromosome 9, dImpGla2.1, whole genome shotgun sequence includes the following:
- the LOC124916700 gene encoding transcription factor MYB14-like → MVRTPCFDKDGKKKGSWSLEEDNKLKAYIHKYGIENWRQIPKYADLARCGKSCRLRWVNYLCPSVKRGNYTKKEEETIVKLHQKLGNQWAVIAKELPGRTDNEIKNYWHTHIKKKLKLPKQNHNSLGKTPTY